Proteins co-encoded in one Aerococcaceae bacterium DSM 111021 genomic window:
- the pfkB gene encoding 1-phosphofructokinase, whose amino-acid sequence MLYTITFNPAVDLVMNTDSIQLGELNRVKRDEYVAGGKGINMSVLLKRLGHDNIATGFLGGFSGDYIQKSLSEEGVQPDFVEIDAITRINVKIKADQETEINANGPEINEADIESLFAYFNDKLTKDDTVFLAGNAAPGMTSEHYVKVAELCANKKARFVLDSNKVLLTACLVHKPFLIKPNAQELSEIFDVEVKTTQDVIQYAKQLQEKGARNVIVSLGGDGAILLTETGEVYQSSVPKGKVINSVGAGDSMVAGFMAKFIESRNYSDSLKQGAACGSATAFSVGIADKGLVEQLITDIEVKRIGG is encoded by the coding sequence ATGTTATATACAATTACATTCAATCCCGCAGTGGATTTAGTTATGAATACAGATTCGATTCAATTAGGTGAGTTAAACCGAGTGAAGCGAGATGAATATGTTGCTGGTGGTAAAGGAATTAATATGTCCGTATTATTGAAGCGTTTAGGCCACGATAATATCGCGACTGGATTTTTGGGTGGCTTTTCAGGGGATTATATTCAAAAATCATTAAGCGAAGAAGGCGTACAGCCAGATTTTGTTGAGATTGATGCGATAACTCGAATTAATGTCAAGATTAAAGCAGATCAAGAGACAGAAATCAATGCGAATGGACCAGAGATTAATGAGGCGGATATTGAATCTCTATTCGCCTATTTCAATGATAAATTAACTAAAGACGATACGGTATTTTTAGCTGGAAATGCCGCACCAGGGATGACGAGTGAGCACTATGTTAAAGTAGCCGAATTATGTGCTAACAAGAAAGCACGATTTGTCTTGGATTCTAACAAAGTCTTATTAACGGCCTGTTTAGTCCACAAGCCTTTTCTAATTAAGCCTAACGCACAAGAGTTAAGTGAAATCTTTGATGTTGAAGTTAAAACGACTCAAGATGTGATTCAATATGCTAAGCAACTTCAAGAAAAAGGTGCACGTAACGTCATCGTATCTTTAGGTGGGGACGGTGCTATCTTATTAACGGAAACGGGTGAGGTATACCAATCATCTGTTCCTAAAGGCAAAGTGATAAACTCTGTAGGTGCTGGGGATTCAATGGTAGCTGGCTTTATGGCTAAGTTTATTGAAAGTCGAAATTACAGCGACAGTTTAAAACAAGGAGCGGCTTGTGGAAGTGCCACGGCGTTCTCTGTAGGCATTGCAGATAAAGGATTAGTGGAGCAGTTAATAACAGACATAGAAGTGAAAAGGATAGGTGGATAA
- a CDS encoding amidohydrolase: MAQLNVVELAQAVEKDIIKWRRELHQIPELGLELPKTVAYVKGVLDELEIEYNDSYVNGNGIVALIHGTKEGLKSDKVLAFRADMDALPIKEATGLDFSSLNDNMHACGHDGHTAMLLGAAKVLQANRDYFSGIIKLVFQPGEEFPGGAEPMIKEGAMKNPIVTRVMGFHQGHIDPKIPKGTIAYKEGPMMASMDRFLIEIKGKGYHGAYPENSQDPIAAAGQLITALQTIKSRNVKAVDPAVLSITRVQGGFNQNIIPDNVELEGTVRALNDETRAFIHKKIEQIAHGIGAALDVECIVTYDYKYPPVTNDAQVTAEVVHSLENIFPGQLVEVEDPLMGGEDYAYYLYEAPGTFLFLSNPADIEGQFHGHHHAKFDVDESLFYMATASFVQVALDYLD; encoded by the coding sequence ATGGCACAATTAAACGTAGTCGAATTAGCTCAAGCAGTAGAAAAAGATATTATAAAATGGCGTCGCGAATTGCATCAAATCCCTGAATTAGGATTAGAGTTACCCAAGACTGTTGCGTATGTGAAGGGTGTCTTGGATGAATTAGAGATTGAATATAATGATTCTTACGTGAATGGCAATGGGATTGTCGCTTTAATTCATGGAACTAAAGAAGGACTAAAGAGTGATAAAGTTTTGGCTTTTCGTGCTGATATGGACGCCTTGCCAATTAAAGAAGCAACTGGTTTAGATTTTTCCTCTTTAAATGACAATATGCATGCTTGTGGTCATGATGGACATACAGCGATGTTACTGGGAGCTGCGAAAGTGCTACAAGCCAATCGTGATTATTTCTCAGGGATTATAAAATTAGTATTCCAACCTGGAGAAGAATTTCCAGGTGGAGCGGAGCCGATGATAAAAGAAGGTGCCATGAAAAATCCAATCGTAACCCGCGTGATGGGTTTCCATCAAGGTCACATTGATCCTAAAATACCTAAAGGAACGATAGCATATAAAGAAGGTCCAATGATGGCTTCAATGGATCGCTTCTTAATTGAGATTAAGGGTAAAGGATATCACGGAGCCTATCCAGAAAATTCACAAGATCCAATCGCTGCAGCGGGACAATTAATTACCGCCCTTCAAACAATTAAGAGTCGTAATGTAAAGGCCGTAGATCCAGCAGTTCTTTCTATTACTCGCGTTCAAGGTGGTTTCAACCAAAATATTATTCCTGATAATGTTGAACTGGAAGGAACAGTCCGAGCACTTAATGATGAGACCCGTGCTTTTATTCATAAGAAGATTGAACAAATCGCTCATGGGATTGGAGCTGCGCTGGATGTTGAATGTATTGTAACATATGATTATAAGTACCCACCTGTGACAAATGATGCGCAAGTAACAGCTGAAGTGGTTCATTCATTGGAAAATATCTTCCCAGGTCAATTAGTTGAAGTGGAAGATCCATTAATGGGTGGAGAAGATTATGCTTACTACTTATATGAAGCACCGGGGACATTCTTGTTCTTATCGAATCCGGCTGATATAGAAGGCCAATTTCACGGGCATCATCATGCGAAATTTGATGTCGATGAGTCATTGTTCTATATGGCTACGGCGTCGTTTGTTCAAGTGGCATTGGATTATTTAGATTAA
- a CDS encoding PTS sugar transporter subunit IIA encodes MKLAQLFVKDAMDLTLSTTDKETTLRYLAEQFAKAGGVSDVDSYVAKLEAREAQSTTGVGEEIAIPHAQDASIKEAAIVFARSQEGIEWESFDGQPAKLIFMIAAPEGGGEHLQALAKLSSILMNPEAKQALLDAKTTDEVVNIIAQYEAEKEEENQAKETVAAVDTQAQDADDVYLLAVTACPTGIAHTYMAEEKLNQAADKAGYAIKVETNGQTGVGNKLTKADIERATAIIVAADKQVDMARFNGKPVIITKVADGINKADELVKRAANADARIYHASQYDQSADDSEENESLGRQFYKHLMNGVSHMLPFVVAGGILAALSFFWGINSANPDDASYNAIAHTLKTFGDLSFAMMLPVLAGYIGQSIADRPGLVIGFMGGVFANPSILTAFNAGGIFEDAVASGFLGALVAGFLAGGIVWCLRKGLSWLPKSLEGMKPIFLYPVLGVLAMGLIMFFIVNAPMGAVMLGLQDLLTSIPSELSVVLGFVTAAMMSIDMGGPLNKASYVTGTALVTASNGAGSDVMAAVMIGGMVPPLAIAISATFNKNLWAPEQRNSALVNYVMGAAFITEGAIPFAASNPLRVIPSLAVGSGVAGALSMLFGSVSYVPHGGIFAVLAGGVTNPWMYLVAWLAGGIVGAILLSVLVKKPAEELAE; translated from the coding sequence ATGAAATTAGCACAATTATTTGTGAAAGATGCGATGGACCTAACTTTATCAACAACAGATAAAGAAACAACATTACGTTACCTGGCAGAACAATTTGCCAAAGCTGGTGGCGTAAGTGATGTGGACAGTTATGTCGCAAAACTAGAAGCACGTGAAGCACAGTCAACAACCGGTGTAGGAGAAGAAATTGCGATTCCACATGCTCAAGATGCTTCAATTAAAGAAGCAGCGATTGTTTTTGCTCGCTCACAAGAAGGAATTGAATGGGAGTCATTCGATGGTCAACCAGCAAAATTAATCTTTATGATTGCTGCACCTGAAGGCGGCGGAGAACATCTACAAGCTTTAGCAAAATTATCAAGTATCTTAATGAATCCAGAAGCAAAACAAGCTTTACTTGATGCTAAAACAACGGATGAAGTTGTGAACATCATTGCACAATATGAAGCAGAAAAAGAAGAAGAAAACCAAGCAAAAGAAACAGTTGCTGCAGTAGATACTCAAGCACAAGACGCGGATGATGTATACTTATTAGCTGTAACGGCATGTCCAACAGGGATTGCGCATACTTATATGGCGGAAGAGAAACTGAATCAAGCAGCGGATAAAGCCGGTTATGCGATTAAAGTTGAGACAAATGGGCAAACAGGTGTTGGTAATAAATTAACGAAAGCGGATATTGAACGCGCAACAGCGATTATTGTAGCAGCTGACAAGCAAGTAGATATGGCGCGCTTTAATGGTAAACCAGTTATTATAACAAAAGTAGCCGACGGAATTAATAAAGCCGATGAATTAGTGAAGCGTGCCGCAAATGCTGATGCGCGTATTTATCACGCGAGTCAATATGATCAGTCAGCCGACGATTCTGAGGAGAATGAATCTTTAGGACGTCAGTTCTATAAACACTTAATGAACGGTGTATCTCATATGTTACCGTTCGTCGTCGCAGGTGGGATTTTAGCCGCTTTATCATTCTTCTGGGGAATCAACTCAGCGAATCCAGATGATGCAAGTTATAATGCGATTGCTCATACTTTAAAAACTTTCGGAGATTTATCTTTCGCTATGATGTTACCAGTACTAGCAGGTTATATTGGGCAATCTATTGCTGATCGACCTGGTTTAGTGATTGGTTTCATGGGTGGGGTTTTTGCTAACCCAAGTATTCTAACAGCCTTTAATGCCGGTGGAATCTTTGAAGATGCAGTTGCATCAGGATTCTTAGGTGCTTTAGTCGCTGGTTTCTTAGCGGGTGGAATTGTTTGGTGCTTACGTAAAGGCTTAAGTTGGTTACCAAAATCACTGGAAGGTATGAAGCCAATCTTCTTATATCCTGTGCTAGGTGTTCTAGCCATGGGTCTCATCATGTTCTTTATCGTGAATGCACCCATGGGAGCAGTCATGTTAGGTTTACAAGACTTATTAACAAGTATTCCTTCTGAATTATCTGTAGTTCTAGGTTTTGTTACTGCGGCTATGATGTCAATTGATATGGGTGGGCCGCTTAATAAAGCTTCTTATGTTACTGGTACAGCTTTGGTTACAGCATCAAACGGTGCAGGTTCAGATGTGATGGCAGCCGTTATGATCGGTGGGATGGTTCCCCCGTTAGCGATTGCTATTTCAGCAACATTTAACAAAAATCTTTGGGCGCCAGAACAACGTAACAGTGCTTTAGTGAACTATGTGATGGGGGCGGCTTTCATTACTGAAGGAGCTATTCCATTCGCAGCATCGAATCCACTTCGTGTGATTCCTTCATTAGCAGTAGGTAGTGGGGTTGCTGGAGCATTAAGTATGTTATTTGGTAGTGTGAGTTATGTTCCTCACGGCGGAATCTTTGCGGTTCTTGCCGGTGGTGTAACGAATCCATGGATGTATCTCGTGGCTTGGCTTGCTGGTGGGATTGTCGGAGCTATCTTATTAAGTGTGTTAGTAAAGAAACCGGCTGAAGAATTAGCTGAGTAA
- a CDS encoding DeoR/GlpR transcriptional regulator, which produces MLTEERHEVIRHLLAENSIVKLQQIVEATNASESTARRDLSQLEEAGELIRVHGGAKRNFSVDYEPSVKEKSTQHMTEKERIGKFAASLIQDNEFIFIDAGTTTITMLPHIKAKDITIVTNGLEIANQLAGMNFQAILIGGKLKPKTLAMIGSDAQKQLRQYQFSRAFMGTNGLNVQYGYTTPDIEEANVKQTAIQQANASYVLTDSSKFDKVSFCRIVELEDAAIITNQLTDAMRVKFEKYTKVKEV; this is translated from the coding sequence ATGCTTACAGAGGAAAGGCATGAAGTCATTCGGCATTTATTGGCGGAGAATTCCATCGTTAAACTACAGCAAATTGTGGAAGCAACGAATGCGTCTGAATCGACTGCGAGACGTGATTTGTCTCAATTGGAAGAGGCTGGAGAATTAATTCGTGTCCATGGGGGCGCGAAGCGAAATTTCTCGGTTGACTATGAACCGAGTGTGAAAGAAAAATCAACACAACATATGACTGAGAAAGAACGAATTGGTAAGTTCGCGGCATCGTTAATTCAAGATAATGAGTTTATCTTTATTGACGCAGGGACGACTACGATAACGATGCTTCCTCATATAAAGGCAAAAGACATTACGATTGTAACAAATGGCTTAGAGATTGCGAACCAATTGGCGGGTATGAATTTTCAAGCGATTTTGATTGGTGGGAAATTAAAGCCTAAGACACTTGCGATGATTGGTTCTGACGCTCAAAAGCAATTGAGACAATATCAATTCTCGCGCGCTTTTATGGGAACGAATGGTTTGAATGTTCAATATGGTTATACAACGCCAGATATTGAAGAAGCTAATGTAAAACAAACTGCGATTCAACAAGCGAACGCGTCGTATGTTTTAACGGATAGTAGTAAATTCGATAAAGTATCATTTTGTCGCATTGTAGAGTTAGAAGATGCAGCAATTATTACGAACCAATTGACGGATGCAATGAGGGTGAAGTTTGAAAAATACACGAAAGTGAAGGAAGTATAA